The sequence acccactgggaagttgctcgtgagttcctaGATTAAAAATCGTGAGGGCAGAgaagggggcccaaagcggacaatattaTGCTACGACGGAGCCggtcccgggatgtgacaatttgatatcagagccactctgccatGTGGTGCGAATGTGTCGACGAGGACATCGGGCCCCTAAGGGGGTTGGATTGTAatatcccacatcaaccaacggagagggggtgatgtgtcTTATAatccaacggagagggggtgatgtgtcTTATAATGCCCGCCTCCAtttagcacgaggccttttgggagctgaCTGGCTTTGGAGTcttgggaactccgaagttaagcgagttgtgGTAGAGCAATcctaggatgggtgacccactgggaagttgctcatgagttcctagaaacaaaaccgtgagagTAGAGAGGGGGCCTAAAGTGGACAATATCGTGTTACGGCATGGCCGGTCTCGAGATGTGACATTTTGTGCCCAATATATTAAGGGAGCTAGTTTTCCCACTCCACTTTTGTCCATTTACATTTCCTTTTGTTGGAAATTGTATATTCCCACACATCTCTTTTGTTCACTTACCCTCACTTGTATATTAtagtaaaaagtattaaaaaaaataaaagggagtgTAATAAAAGGGGAGTGGAAAAATAAGCACCCTATATTAAAGGAAtgtattaactttttttttggggtcagaAATGTGTGTCGTGTATGAGAAATTTATATGTGGACGtgatatttttgaaaataaaggcTTGAAATTTCCGCGATATCTCTTGGAACTCAGGGCCATTGAGTCCAATCCAATCATTCAGATGGGAACAATAAATCTACCAAAAGTTAAAACTAGATCATGGTGGTAAAAATATCTCGAATATTATGTATACTGCCAAGAGAACAGATGTAATGCAGATCTAGATTTCCTATAAAGTTTATATCTCTCGCAGTACTTTAACTCACACACGCAGTACCCTAAGAACTAAGAATTAAgatagaaaagagagagaaatagaaaTGGATGGCGTAGGAGTAGAAGTTAGCAAGAGGCCTCATGCTGTGTGTCTCCCATTCCCAGCTCAAGGTCACATAAGCCCAATGATGAAGTTTGCAAAGCTCCTACATCACAGAGGCTTTCACATAACCTTTGTCAACAGTGAGTACAACCACAAACGCTTGCTCAAATCCCAAGGCCCCTCCGCTTTCTACATCTCCCAGGACTTCTGTTTCGAAGCCATCCCCGATGGTCTGCTCCCTATGGACGCTGATGCTACGCAAGACATCCCGTCTCTTTGTGACTCCACAAGCAAGACTTGCTTAGGACCATTTCACAACCTGCTTGCTAACCTTAGTCTAGACAAGGCCCTCCCACCGGTGACCTGTATTGTCTCGGATGGTATCATGTCATTCGCCGTCAAAGTGGGTGAAGATCTTGGAATTCCGGTGGCGCTGTTCTGGACTGCAAGTGCATGTAGCTTCACGGGCGTCACTCATTATCGTCAACTTATTGACAAAGGTCTTACACCACTCAGAGGTACATGTTATGttacatgaaaaataaagggCACGCATACagtaaaattgaaattttgtgatattattatttgtattaGTTGTTATAtgaaaagtaattaaattaatagtaAATTTGGCTTACACCCTTCAAATTCAACTTATTTTACCTGCAACCCTTCACTTTTTGTTTCTATAAATAATACCCaatttttattagtaaaaACCCATGACTACCTTATTAAGTTCAATAtctttgataaataaataaaaattaatttcaatatctgatttattataattttttgattGTCAAAATACCCGTATTTATATTTCAACGTGTAATGGGGtggtattttaatttttagttacCCAATTTATTGTAGTGATTTCCTCTACAATTTTGTGTGCAATTAATTATccgttttattattataattcatTAATACAGTCAACAATTGTTGGCCGAAAAAGGCAGTTTTTCTTATtgcatttttgaaattttgttccaTCTTTCCCGAATAATAATCTACCTATTTTAGAacttggattttatttattgtaccTAGTTTTTTCATGGATAATAATCTacctattttttattattataaattattgcgtatctatattttctataaattattgtgtatCTATGTTTTCTATGAATTATTGTGTACCTATTTTgctgtaaattttttttcgtaATTAATATACCTATATATCTTtacgtatatatttatatttatattttttataggtacattattagatatgtaatttacagttttttttttgtttgtaattttagGAGCGATATGCTAGAGAGAATGTCAACCGAAAGAAATGAGGtgattgatatgctattaatagTACTTAATGAAATgcttgaaataaattataaataaaatatgaagtttGGTGGCAACAATGTAAAAACATAGGAATACTATGACCTCCTATATCCTAATGGtcatataaatttgaatttgggttttaCATATAGATTTATAGAGTGATGTGTATATGTctaagaaatagaaaatgtaGGGACCCATATGTCTAGGGATTGGCAAACTATTATATTCATCGTTCAcccccgaaaaaaaaaattcattcaccctcctttattttttttaattatttttcatctcAGACTTATGAAAATGAGAttgaaaacttaaaaagaTAAGATTGGAATTACAGTGAATGATGAGTATTGGAGTACCAAATAACTACCTCCCATGGGGAGGTCCGGACATTATTACAGTGTGGACGTTTTGTGTTTTCTACTACTCCCCCCTATTTTCCTCATTGTTTACAATGGCACCTTCACGGTAATAACGTACGGATCCGGATGAGAGAGGAactgtgtgtgtatatatatatatatatatgggggCCTTCTCCATTGCGAACTTCTAAGATGCGGAGTGGTTGcgaacttttgtttttaaccGTTGGATGGCTTGCATGGTTTAGatttaaaacaaagtttaataactcatttttctctctcttccctttcctcttcttccacgagttctctctctctctctctctctctctctctttctttttgtcttcttttcctttgtcagatattttcctctttttccctcctgttcctttttctctctgtcttattttccttcttttcgcTCTTCTTCCTTTGTCTTCCTCCTTTTCTATCTTGTACCAGATCAACAAATTAGTCAAACCTGATTCCAACAATTAGCCAAAATTCCCAACATAAGAAATTACTAATTTCAGGAAAAACACGCATGTGGAATTGCATCTCTAACAACTCTAACAACTCTAACAAGAAAATAagacagagagaaaaaggaacaGGAGGGAAAAGGAGGAAAATATCTGacaaaggaaaggaaaagaagacaaaaagagagagagagagagagagagagagagagagagagagagagagagagagagatgagtgAACTCGcggaagaagaggaaagggaagagagagaaaaatgagttattaaactttgttttaaatCTAAACCATACAAGCCATCCAACggttaaaaacaaaagttcgCAACCACTCCGCATCTTAGAAGTTCGCAATGGagaaggatatatatatatatatataacttggGGAAATTATGTGATGCTCTGAAGCCCACGTCTGTAATTTGTTGGGAAAGATGGCCATTTATGTACAAATATTAAGCCTATAAGAAAGAATTCTTTGTTGTAAAGAAGAAtgggtgaagcccacatagccaactaacattcaagttcaacacaaaatccaaccacacacccaccaaatcaaaccacacacccaccaaaccaaaccacacacctaccaaaccaaatcacacacccaccaaaccaagccatttgctttgcctataaataggcattatatttgcttgtaatgtgagatgaaaagagagaagaggaagacaaggaagaaagagggtgagtgagtgaagagaaagagagcagagagaaattctcctagagagaaaattcagtgagccacacatattgtaaacactaaagttgtagccatattattttatatagtgaaaagttactgttgctgctctccgaggacgtaggcatagccgaacctcgttaaatgctgtgtctcatctactttacgtgcagctcaatattcgcacatatcccagttcattttataacattCTTATATCTTTGTTATTTAATCTGGGATATAGAAATGGTAAGCAGCTATGACAAATTCTATGTATGCTTTTTCAGATGAGGCTTCTCTAACAAACGGGTATTTGGACACCACGGTAGACTGGATTCCAGGAATGAAGGATATTCGTCTGAGAGATCTCCCAAGCTTTCTACGTACCACAGATCCAGAAGACGTGATGCTAAGCTTCGCCTTGGGGGTGGTAGAAAGAGCATCCAAAGCTTCTGCTATCATCTTAAACACTTATGACACATTGGAATATAAAGTGTTGGAGGCTCTTTCTTCAATGTTTCCTCCAATTTACACCATTGGCCCCAATCACTTGCTTGTGAACAAGATTGTTCCCCAGAACACTATATTGTCATCGATTGGTTCCAGCCTTTGGAAAGAAGAG comes from Prunus dulcis chromosome 6, ALMONDv2, whole genome shotgun sequence and encodes:
- the LOC117632438 gene encoding 7-deoxyloganetin glucosyltransferase-like, coding for MGTINLPKRPHAVCLPFPAQGHISPMMKFAKLLHHRGFHITFVNSEYNHKRLLKSQGPSAFYISQDFCFEAIPDGLLPMDADATQDIPSLCDSTSKTCLGPFHNLLANLSLDKALPPVTCIVSDGIMSFAVKVGEDLGIPVALFWTASACSFTGVTHYRQLIDKGLTPLRDEASLTNGYLDTTVDWIPGMKDIRLRDLPSFLRTTDPEDVMLSFALGVVERASKASAIILNTYDTLEYKVLEALSSMFPPIYTIGPNHLLVNKIVPQNTILSSIGSSLWKEEPECLQWLDSKEPDSVVYVNFGSITVMTPQQLVEFAWGLANSKKPFLWTIRPDLVKDDAAIFPSEFTQETKQRGLLVSWAPQEEVLNHPSIGGFLTHSGWNSTIESLSAGVPMVIWPFFADQQTNCWFLCTQWGVGLEIDSNVKRSEVEKLVRELMSGEKGKEMRKNAMEWKRKAEEATGPRGSSLLNLEKLVKDVLLQPSKPE